One Bombilactobacillus folatiphilus genomic window, AAAATTGGTGAACATTTCGGTGAACTTTTAATTTTGGTGAACAAATGGTGAACAAATTTTAAAGGCTGTCAAGAACCGAAAGAGTCTTTAAATCATCCTTTTGCCGTTTGTTTTGTAACAGGTGGGTATATATATTTAAAGTAGTCCTAGGTGTGGAATGACCAAGCCTCTCCGCAATATAATCAATACTAACTCCTTTAGAAATTAAAATGCTAGCATGAGTGTGTCTTAAACCATGGAAAGTAATTATATTTGTCGCATCAATAGATTTTAAAATTTTAGATAACAATTTGTTTACTCCAGTATCGGTTGGAACTTGAAAAAATTTGTTTCTAAAAACTAGATCTAAGGAATCACGATAACCATGTTTTAAATAGTATTGAATTTGTTCAGTTTTTAAATTAGTAAACATGACTACTAAATCAGAACTAATAGAAATAGTTCGTTTAGATGACTCTGTTTTTGTACTTGATAATTTATTTTCAAAATGGTAATCCCAAGAATGCTCAATTCTAATGGTTTTGTTTTTTAGGTCAACGCATTTCCAGGTTAAAGCTAACAACTCACCAATTCTACAACCAGTTAATAAGCCCGCTAATATCAAATAGTAATTAATTTTCAAGTAAGATCCATTATTAATACAAATTTGTTTTAGTTGTTCAGCTTCAGTGAGTTCTAAATATTTAAGACTGGAATCCTTAGATTTTTTACCACCAATATCTACATCATGGGTTACATCTCGGAATACAATACCATCATCAGCAGCATATTTAATGCATTTACGAATATAACTATTTAAACGACTAACACTATCCCTGTAATGATTTAATGCATACTTATTTAAAAATTGTTGGTATTCGGTACGAGTAATATTCTTAAGTGGCTTATCACCAAAAAAATCCTTGATTTCGATTGATGCTCGTTTATATTTTAGTTCTGTAGATTTATTCAATTTACCTAATTTATAAATCTTGATCCAATTTTCAAAAAAATCAGTTAAACTAATTTTTGCTTTGTCTGATATTCCAACCGTGTTTTTTTGATTTTCCAATTTAGTAGCTGCAGCATTTGCTTCCCGCTTGGTATTAAATCCTGATTTAGTTGTCCAATGGCGTTTTTTCTCATCGTCGTACCAAGATACTTTAAACGCCCATTTGGATCCTCTCTTGTAAATTTGACTCATAATTTTCCTCCATTTATGTTAAAATGGTACACGAAAAGCGCATACCATTAGTATGTTCTTTCGATAGTTAGTCATGTCTCAAACTTTGGTCGGTTGGGAGATATGGCTATTTTTGTGTTTTCAATTATTTCATTTGCGTTTGTGTTTTTCCTGAAACTTGTCCATTTTGTGTATTAATAATTAAATTAGCACCCATATCTCCATTAATACCAGAATCATAGGTTAAATCTTCACTTTCTTGACCATCAATATTAGTTTCTGAATAACCGTTGGGTTGACC contains:
- a CDS encoding site-specific integrase, translated to MSQIYKRGSKWAFKVSWYDDEKKRHWTTKSGFNTKREANAAATKLENQKNTVGISDKAKISLTDFFENWIKIYKLGKLNKSTELKYKRASIEIKDFFGDKPLKNITRTEYQQFLNKYALNHYRDSVSRLNSYIRKCIKYAADDGIVFRDVTHDVDIGGKKSKDSSLKYLELTEAEQLKQICINNGSYLKINYYLILAGLLTGCRIGELLALTWKCVDLKNKTIRIEHSWDYHFENKLSSTKTESSKRTISISSDLVVMFTNLKTEQIQYYLKHGYRDSLDLVFRNKFFQVPTDTGVNKLLSKILKSIDATNIITFHGLRHTHASILISKGVSIDYIAERLGHSTPRTTLNIYTHLLQNKRQKDDLKTLSVLDSL